The proteins below are encoded in one region of Neisseria macacae ATCC 33926:
- a CDS encoding AAA family ATPase codes for MQKFILIRGHQGSGKSTFAEQKAAEFKAQYPDAEIVRIENDLLMTDENGVYRWSGEALDKAQKRGNALMTETLKIGRQNPNRNILIIHSNTNQKASRCRHLLDLAKKSGFETEIYRMHNFYPNLHGVKEHDVLAAYIKLNQNRVANEIHVEAVQPSSAEQLEKIKQMQAFQQQPLPFDEAQQTFVTENYLQHGSRNFTAKASKRYPELRVLKYARSVFYDNRFDDALLEMRGLIIDAHNRIIVRPFKKVFNYSERIAKGSRYPIRISDDRLVDAVVKVNGFLGCCTFVSLSDDHPSYGAAFDGKVLYSTTGSLDSAFADMTAVHCAQYEPLFRAYPNHTFLFEITDAKDVHIIREELGETLIGCIDVATGRQFSEAELDEIGKQYGIRRPETLKNITFGELKGRLKNVEHEGFMVFDAQNGEMLFKLKSPYYLISKFLGRSNEGNIGRKLDKRHVDEEFYPLIDHIHDHREAFNAMPELDKIAFIQAFLRQL; via the coding sequence ATGCAAAAATTCATCTTAATCCGTGGACACCAAGGTTCGGGAAAATCGACTTTCGCCGAACAAAAAGCCGCCGAATTTAAAGCGCAGTATCCGGATGCGGAAATCGTCCGTATTGAAAACGACTTGCTCATGACTGACGAAAACGGCGTGTACCGCTGGTCGGGCGAGGCGTTGGATAAGGCTCAGAAACGCGGTAATGCTTTGATGACCGAGACCTTAAAAATCGGACGCCAAAATCCGAACCGCAACATTTTAATCATCCATTCCAACACCAACCAAAAGGCTTCGCGTTGCCGCCATTTGTTGGATCTGGCGAAAAAAAGCGGTTTTGAAACAGAAATCTACCGTATGCACAATTTCTATCCCAACCTGCATGGCGTGAAAGAGCATGATGTGTTGGCGGCGTATATCAAGCTGAACCAAAACCGTGTGGCAAACGAAATCCACGTCGAAGCCGTACAACCCTCCAGCGCGGAACAACTGGAAAAAATCAAGCAAATGCAGGCTTTCCAGCAGCAACCCCTGCCGTTTGACGAAGCGCAGCAAACCTTTGTCACCGAAAATTATCTGCAACACGGCAGCCGCAACTTTACCGCCAAAGCGTCCAAACGTTACCCCGAATTGCGCGTGTTGAAATACGCCCGCAGCGTGTTCTACGACAACCGCTTCGACGATGCGCTGCTGGAAATGCGCGGTTTGATTATCGACGCGCACAACCGCATCATCGTGCGCCCGTTTAAAAAAGTGTTCAATTATTCGGAACGTATTGCCAAAGGCAGCCGTTATCCGATCCGAATCAGCGACGATAGATTGGTGGATGCGGTCGTAAAAGTAAACGGCTTCCTCGGCTGCTGCACTTTCGTCTCGCTTTCAGACGACCATCCGTCCTACGGCGCGGCGTTTGACGGCAAAGTGCTGTATTCGACCACCGGTTCGCTCGACAGCGCGTTTGCCGACATGACCGCCGTACACTGCGCGCAATACGAACCCCTGTTCCGCGCTTATCCGAACCACACTTTTTTGTTTGAAATCACAGACGCGAAAGACGTCCACATCATCCGCGAAGAATTGGGTGAAACCTTAATCGGCTGCATCGACGTGGCGACAGGCCGTCAGTTTAGCGAAGCCGAATTGGACGAAATCGGCAAACAATACGGCATCCGCCGCCCCGAAACGTTGAAAAACATCACATTCGGCGAGCTGAAAGGTCGTCTGAAAAATGTGGAACACGAAGGCTTTATGGTATTTGATGCGCAAAACGGCGAAATGCTGTTCAAACTCAAATCACCGTATTACCTGATTTCCAAGTTTCTGGGACGAAGCAACGAAGGCAACATCGGACGCAAGCTCGACAAACGCCACGTCGATGAAGAGTTTTACCCCTTAATCGACCATATCCACGACCATCGTGAAGCGTTCAATGCTATGCCGGAATTGGATAAGATCGCGTTTATCCAAGCATTCTTACGGCAACTGTAA
- a CDS encoding helix-turn-helix domain-containing protein: MSNKLTPPAELPDEQDLRAVLAYNMRLFRVNKGWSQEELARQCGLDRTYVSAVERKRWNIALSNIEKMATALGVAAYQLLLPPQELLNLMTNPSDAQQRSSENDI, encoded by the coding sequence ATGAGCAATAAATTGACTCCGCCTGCCGAACTGCCTGACGAGCAGGATTTACGGGCAGTCTTGGCGTACAACATGCGGCTTTTCCGCGTGAATAAAGGCTGGTCTCAGGAAGAGCTGGCGCGGCAATGCGGTTTGGACAGGACTTATGTATCGGCTGTGGAGCGCAAACGCTGGAACATTGCGTTGTCGAATATTGAAAAAATGGCGACGGCTTTGGGTGTGGCGGCATATCAGTTGCTGCTGCCGCCGCAGGAGCTGCTAAACCTGATGACCAATCCCTCTGATGCCCAACAGAGGTCGTCTGAAAACGATATTTGA
- the ispE gene encoding 4-(cytidine 5'-diphospho)-2-C-methyl-D-erythritol kinase → MDIPSDAQAFPAPAKLNLDLRITGRRDDGYHNLESIFCFVGLYDTVCLKPRDDKKIILHNPTEGIPYEQDLAYRAALSLQQHTGSCRGVEIWLEKKIPTGGGLGGGSSDAATVLTVLNQWWQCRLTRQQLIDLAVGLGADVPFFLFGQSAFARGIGEQLVKIEIPKQWYVIVKPSVHVSTAKIFSHGNLTRNSKPSIMPTFQSLQPFRNDMQAVVFQEYPEVWKAYCELSEYGSALMTGSGACIFLSTDSWQEANNIYQQVSQSYEAYCVEGLDVHPLFQMI, encoded by the coding sequence ATGGACATTCCTTCCGATGCTCAAGCCTTTCCCGCGCCTGCTAAGTTGAATCTCGATTTGCGTATTACGGGCAGAAGGGATGACGGATATCATAATTTAGAAAGTATTTTCTGCTTTGTCGGGCTGTATGATACCGTCTGCCTGAAGCCACGAGACGATAAAAAGATTATTCTGCATAATCCCACTGAAGGTATTCCTTACGAACAAGATTTGGCTTATCGTGCCGCGCTTTCTTTGCAGCAACATACCGGTTCCTGTCGTGGTGTGGAAATCTGGTTGGAGAAAAAGATTCCGACAGGGGGAGGATTGGGCGGAGGCAGCTCCGATGCGGCAACCGTGTTAACCGTGTTGAATCAATGGTGGCAATGTCGGCTGACAAGGCAACAGCTTATTGATTTGGCGGTCGGTTTGGGTGCGGATGTGCCGTTTTTCCTTTTTGGGCAAAGTGCTTTTGCACGAGGAATCGGTGAGCAATTAGTCAAAATAGAAATTCCTAAACAATGGTATGTGATAGTCAAACCGTCGGTACATGTTTCTACTGCTAAAATTTTCTCGCATGGGAACTTGACACGAAATTCCAAACCAAGCATAATGCCGACTTTCCAATCTTTGCAGCCGTTTAGAAATGATATGCAGGCTGTTGTTTTTCAGGAATATCCTGAGGTTTGGAAAGCTTATTGTGAATTATCCGAATATGGTTCTGCGCTAATGACAGGATCTGGAGCGTGTATATTTCTCTCTACGGATAGTTGGCAAGAAGCAAACAATATATACCAACAAGTTTCACAATCATATGAAGCATATTGTGTTGAAGGTTTAGACGTTCATCCTTTGTTTCAAATGATTTGA
- a CDS encoding RpiB/LacA/LacB family sugar-phosphate isomerase, producing the protein MRLVIAAPANGALLKDALKAHLQNDPRVGSLVDLSSSDGTYPQLSFAAAQEVAAGRADRALLICGTGVGTAIAANKIRGIRAATAHDLLTVRGSVENYDAQVLCMGQNVIAAPAAWALVDIWLDLRHDTSSSYAPKVGEIEAFERGA; encoded by the coding sequence ATGCGTTTGGTTATTGCCGCGCCTGCCAACGGCGCACTATTGAAAGACGCGCTTAAAGCGCATTTACAAAACGATCCGCGTGTCGGCAGTCTGGTTGATTTGTCGTCATCGGACGGAACGTATCCGCAGCTTTCGTTTGCGGCGGCGCAGGAAGTGGCGGCGGGACGTGCCGACCGCGCGCTGTTGATTTGCGGTACGGGCGTGGGTACGGCGATTGCCGCCAACAAGATACGCGGCATACGGGCGGCGACGGCGCACGATTTGCTTACCGTCCGCGGCTCGGTGGAAAACTACGACGCGCAGGTGTTGTGCATGGGGCAGAATGTGATTGCCGCGCCTGCCGCTTGGGCGCTGGTGGATATTTGGTTGGATTTGCGCCACGACACAAGCAGCAGTTATGCGCCTAAGGTTGGCGAAATCGAGGCATTCGAACGCGGGGCGTAA
- a CDS encoding 50S ribosomal protein L25/general stress protein Ctc — MTYEIQASVREAQGTGASRRLRREGQIPGILYGEGQEPVAIAVDHKTVFYALEKESFHTALIKLSLNGETKDVIVRDFQMHPFRREVQHIDFQAVKADQPVRIRVPLHIVNAENSQAVKLQGGRVSLLNTTVEVVALPANIPAYLDLDCTKVVAGDILHLSDIQLPEGVESVSLKRNENLAVATVTGKKR, encoded by the coding sequence ATGACTTATGAAATTCAAGCCTCTGTTCGTGAAGCACAAGGCACTGGTGCGAGCCGCCGCCTGCGTCGCGAAGGCCAAATCCCCGGTATTTTGTACGGTGAAGGTCAAGAGCCCGTTGCAATTGCTGTGGATCACAAAACTGTATTCTACGCATTGGAAAAAGAATCTTTCCACACTGCACTGATCAAACTGTCCCTGAACGGTGAAACCAAAGACGTTATCGTCCGTGATTTCCAAATGCACCCGTTCCGTCGCGAAGTTCAACATATCGACTTCCAGGCCGTTAAAGCCGACCAACCTGTACGCATTCGCGTTCCCCTGCACATTGTTAACGCTGAAAACTCTCAAGCCGTGAAACTGCAAGGCGGTCGCGTATCCCTGTTGAACACTACTGTTGAAGTGGTCGCTTTGCCTGCCAACATCCCTGCATACTTGGATTTGGACTGTACTAAAGTCGTTGCCGGCGACATCCTTCACCTGTCTGACATCCAACTGCCTGAAGGTGTAGAAAGCGTTTCTCTGAAACGTAACGAAAATCTGGCAGTTGCAACCGTTACCGGTAAAAAACGCTAA
- a CDS encoding metal ABC transporter ATP-binding protein, with product MSIKVENLTVSYQRRPAIHHIDITFEDHSMWAIFGPNGAGKSTLLKAIMGLQNIDTGKVSLEGLQRKDIAYLPQQSDIDRSQPMTVFELAAMGLWYEIGFFGRVNAQQHQRVMAALERVGVQDLADRQIAHLSNGQFQRVLFARMLAQNANFLLLDEPFNAVDARTTYALLDVLKQCHEEGQAIIAVLHDYEQVRTYFPHTILIAREKVAAGATHTVLTDANLSQANALMQRQESADWCEV from the coding sequence ATGAGCATCAAGGTAGAAAATCTGACAGTCAGCTACCAACGCCGCCCTGCCATCCACCATATCGATATTACTTTTGAAGACCACAGCATGTGGGCAATTTTCGGCCCCAATGGTGCGGGAAAATCCACGCTGCTCAAAGCCATTATGGGACTTCAAAACATCGATACGGGCAAAGTGTCCCTTGAAGGATTGCAACGTAAAGATATCGCCTATCTGCCCCAGCAGTCGGACATTGACCGCAGCCAGCCCATGACTGTCTTTGAGCTTGCCGCGATGGGTTTATGGTACGAAATAGGCTTTTTTGGCCGCGTGAACGCCCAACAACACCAACGGGTGATGGCTGCATTGGAGCGCGTCGGCGTTCAGGATCTTGCCGACCGTCAAATCGCCCACCTTTCCAACGGGCAATTCCAACGTGTCCTATTTGCGCGGATGCTGGCTCAAAACGCCAACTTCTTGCTTTTGGACGAACCTTTTAACGCGGTAGATGCTCGGACAACTTACGCATTGCTAGACGTATTGAAACAATGCCATGAAGAAGGCCAAGCCATCATTGCCGTTTTGCATGATTACGAACAAGTCCGAACCTATTTTCCCCATACCATTCTGATTGCACGGGAAAAAGTTGCCGCAGGCGCAACCCATACTGTACTGACCGACGCCAATTTAAGCCAAGCCAACGCACTGATGCAAAGGCAAGAATCGGCAGATTGGTGCGAGGTATAG
- a CDS encoding tetratricopeptide repeat protein — MLLSPTRARTIAAAVMMLFAVQVSAARQDNAVEVKTPKDVKQIIQKRNRFTPDEFKVEQARRVNIQNRANQIFTLLSGEILLQKGDAGTALATYMMMLNNTKSPEVAERALEMAVSLNAFQQAEMIYQKWREIEPVPGNAQKRMTWLRNILLGQGDKTLNGLDDILANASEEQNQRIFLLLAQAAIQQPGLAEKASSQVHKEALKYKDLPEAAIADVIFSAQGGKKKHAIAALQRLAGLDAEMLPPTLLTLRLMAQRSPEILNGFFEQTDTRNLSPVWQELEIVNLISNKQNDKAYARLRTLLENNPNPDLYIQAALLASNRKDDISTIINYLDKAYNIGTSEQQSRAALIGAMAYADVKDYPKAKQWLAKVVSPSYVFDKAVFGASLEAEQGNGKAALAEARRAQSLPEQEGRYFGSKELQRVTLFALSKHDNLQEALSELNKMLPKISRQPDAMEQLPDVLYQRAMIYDRMGDQGKAIADLRRVVELAPDNANGLNALGYILLSPTKKNLDEAFKLIQAAYQIEPENPAINDSLGWAYFLKDDVQTALPYLQYAFEKYPDAEVAAHLGEALWASGEQEKAKKIWTDSLKGEGDMKILRETMKRFGVEAAPKPTKKAQSGRSVKSK; from the coding sequence ATGTTGCTGTCCCCAACCCGCGCCCGCACGATTGCCGCTGCGGTCATGATGTTGTTTGCGGTGCAAGTTTCCGCCGCCAGGCAGGATAATGCCGTCGAGGTGAAAACACCGAAAGACGTGAAACAGATTATTCAAAAGAGAAACCGCTTTACACCTGACGAATTCAAGGTCGAGCAGGCTCGCCGTGTGAATATACAAAACCGTGCAAATCAGATATTTACCTTGTTGAGCGGCGAAATACTGTTGCAGAAAGGTGATGCCGGTACGGCGTTGGCAACATACATGATGATGTTGAACAATACCAAATCGCCGGAGGTGGCGGAACGCGCTTTAGAAATGGCGGTTTCGCTCAATGCGTTCCAACAGGCGGAAATGATTTATCAAAAATGGCGTGAAATCGAACCTGTTCCGGGTAATGCGCAAAAACGTATGACTTGGCTACGCAATATCTTGCTGGGGCAGGGCGATAAGACCTTGAATGGTTTGGATGATATTTTGGCCAATGCCAGCGAAGAACAGAATCAGCGTATTTTCCTGCTGTTGGCTCAGGCGGCGATTCAGCAACCGGGGTTGGCAGAGAAAGCTTCGTCACAAGTCCATAAGGAAGCTTTGAAATATAAAGATTTGCCGGAAGCTGCGATTGCCGATGTGATTTTCAGTGCGCAAGGCGGTAAAAAGAAACATGCCATTGCGGCATTGCAACGTTTGGCAGGGCTGGATGCAGAGATGCTGCCGCCGACTTTACTGACTTTGCGGCTGATGGCGCAACGCAGTCCCGAGATATTAAACGGCTTCTTCGAGCAAACCGATACGCGCAATCTTTCGCCCGTATGGCAGGAGTTGGAAATCGTCAACCTGATTTCCAATAAACAAAACGACAAAGCCTATGCGCGCCTGCGTACGCTGTTGGAAAATAACCCGAATCCAGACCTGTATATTCAGGCAGCGTTGTTGGCAAGCAATCGTAAAGACGATATTTCGACGATTATCAATTATTTGGATAAAGCGTATAACATCGGAACAAGCGAACAACAAAGCCGTGCCGCCCTGATTGGTGCGATGGCTTATGCCGATGTTAAAGACTATCCCAAAGCCAAACAATGGCTTGCCAAAGTTGTTTCCCCCAGTTATGTTTTTGATAAAGCAGTTTTCGGTGCTTCATTAGAGGCCGAGCAAGGAAACGGTAAGGCAGCCTTGGCAGAAGCACGTCGGGCGCAAAGCCTGCCCGAGCAGGAAGGGCGTTATTTCGGCAGTAAGGAATTGCAACGGGTTACCCTGTTTGCTTTGTCCAAACACGATAATTTGCAAGAAGCATTGTCCGAGCTGAATAAAATGTTGCCCAAGATAAGCCGGCAGCCGGATGCCATGGAGCAGTTGCCTGATGTTTTGTACCAACGAGCCATGATTTATGACCGTATGGGCGATCAGGGCAAGGCAATTGCCGATTTGCGCCGCGTAGTCGAATTGGCACCGGATAACGCCAACGGTTTGAATGCGTTGGGCTATATTTTGCTGTCCCCAACCAAGAAAAATTTAGACGAGGCCTTTAAACTGATTCAGGCTGCTTATCAAATCGAGCCGGAAAACCCTGCCATCAATGACAGTTTGGGTTGGGCGTATTTCCTGAAAGACGATGTGCAAACCGCATTGCCTTATTTGCAATATGCGTTTGAAAAATATCCCGATGCAGAAGTTGCCGCACATTTGGGCGAAGCATTGTGGGCATCCGGAGAGCAGGAAAAAGCCAAAAAAATATGGACGGACAGCCTGAAGGGCGAAGGCGATATGAAAATATTGCGGGAAACCATGAAACGTTTCGGCGTGGAGGCTGCTCCTAAACCAACGAAAAAAGCCCAATCGGGGCGTTCCGTAAAATCGAAATAA
- a CDS encoding ribose-phosphate pyrophosphokinase encodes MAAYDSLMVFTGNANPELAQRVVKHLDISLGEASVSKFSDGEIAIELMENVRGRDVFILQPTCAPTNDNLMEILTMADALKRASAGRITAAIPYFGYARQDRRPRSVRVPISAKLVANMLYSAGIDRVLTVDLHADQIQGFFDIPVDNIYATPILLNDIKQQRIENLTVVSPDIGGVVRARAVAKSLNADLAIIDKRRPKANVAEVMNIIGDIQGRTCLIVDDMIDTANTLCKAAVALKERGAERVLAYASHAVFSGEAVSRIASSEIDQVVVTDTIPLSEAAKQCDRIRQVTIAGLLAETVRRISNEESVSYLFNEEVMTGSMLLP; translated from the coding sequence ATGGCTGCATACGACAGTTTGATGGTATTTACCGGCAACGCAAATCCGGAGTTGGCGCAACGCGTTGTCAAACACTTGGATATTTCGTTAGGCGAAGCCTCCGTATCCAAATTCTCAGACGGCGAAATTGCCATCGAATTGATGGAAAACGTCCGTGGTCGTGATGTATTTATCCTGCAGCCTACCTGCGCCCCAACTAACGACAACCTGATGGAAATCCTGACGATGGCCGATGCGCTGAAACGCGCTTCCGCCGGTCGTATTACCGCAGCAATTCCTTATTTCGGCTATGCCCGCCAAGATCGCCGTCCGCGTTCTGTGCGCGTTCCGATTTCCGCCAAACTGGTGGCAAATATGTTGTATTCCGCAGGTATCGACCGTGTTTTGACTGTTGATTTGCATGCCGACCAGATTCAGGGGTTCTTTGATATCCCTGTTGACAACATCTACGCCACTCCTATTCTGTTGAATGACATCAAACAGCAGCGGATTGAAAACCTGACCGTAGTCAGCCCCGATATTGGCGGTGTAGTCCGCGCCCGTGCTGTTGCAAAATCATTAAATGCCGATTTGGCAATTATCGACAAACGCCGCCCGAAAGCCAATGTGGCGGAAGTCATGAATATTATTGGCGATATTCAAGGCCGTACCTGTCTGATTGTGGATGACATGATTGATACTGCGAATACGCTGTGTAAAGCTGCCGTCGCTTTGAAAGAGCGCGGAGCAGAACGTGTCTTGGCATATGCCAGCCACGCCGTATTCTCCGGAGAGGCAGTCAGCCGTATTGCCTCGTCCGAAATCGACCAAGTTGTCGTTACCGACACCATCCCTCTGTCTGAAGCGGCCAAACAATGCGACCGTATCCGTCAAGTGACGATTGCCGGCCTTTTGGCTGAAACGGTCCGCCGCATCAGCAATGAAGAATCCGTCTCATATCTTTTCAATGAAGAAGTGATGACAGGCAGCATGTTGCTGCCATAA
- a CDS encoding sodium-dependent transporter, producing MSSNQPRQTWSNRLTYILTVAGATVGFGATWRFPYLVGENGGGAYVFLFCIAMFVIGIPMILVENVIGRRKGVNALDAFGGSLNGKPVAKIWKLVGWMGLLGSFGIMAYYMVLGGWVISYIVNIISGNLNISSPVSGEITKSFFTEHIENSPWEIAFYTFLFVVVNQWILVKGVIGGIEKAAKYLMPLLFLFLIAMVVRNVTLPGAMEGITFYLKPDFSKITAELFVFVLGQVFFALSLGFGVMITLSSYLDKNENLVQTAVITAITNTIIAVLAGFMIFPSLFSFGVAPNSGPTLVFQSLPIVFSNMWAGPVFAVIFFSLLLIAALTTSLTIYEVLITTIQEKTKIRRTAAITIVLAAIFIFGNIPSILSYGPWKDVSVFGKNIFDAFDYISGNILFMLTALGSALFVGFVMKDEAKDELLYKGNHTTVNIWFAYVKYLVPLVILLIFVSNLL from the coding sequence ATGTCTTCCAACCAACCCCGTCAAACTTGGTCCAACCGTTTGACTTATATCCTTACCGTTGCCGGCGCGACTGTCGGCTTCGGCGCGACGTGGCGTTTCCCGTATTTGGTCGGTGAAAACGGCGGCGGCGCGTATGTGTTTTTATTCTGTATCGCCATGTTTGTTATCGGTATTCCGATGATTTTGGTGGAAAACGTCATCGGACGGCGCAAAGGTGTGAACGCGCTGGACGCGTTCGGCGGCTCGTTGAACGGCAAACCCGTCGCCAAAATTTGGAAACTGGTCGGCTGGATGGGCTTGCTCGGATCGTTCGGCATTATGGCGTATTACATGGTGCTCGGCGGCTGGGTGATCAGCTATATCGTTAATATTATTAGCGGAAACCTGAATATTTCCAGCCCTGTCAGCGGCGAAATAACGAAAAGCTTCTTTACCGAACACATCGAAAACAGCCCTTGGGAAATTGCGTTCTACACTTTCTTGTTTGTCGTTGTGAACCAATGGATTTTGGTCAAAGGCGTCATCGGCGGCATTGAAAAAGCGGCGAAATACCTGATGCCGCTGCTATTTTTATTCCTGATTGCCATGGTCGTGCGCAACGTTACCCTGCCGGGCGCGATGGAAGGGATTACTTTCTATCTGAAGCCTGACTTCAGCAAGATTACCGCAGAACTTTTCGTCTTCGTTTTGGGGCAAGTATTTTTCGCCTTAAGCTTGGGTTTCGGCGTGATGATTACCTTGTCCAGCTATCTGGATAAAAACGAAAATCTGGTTCAAACCGCAGTCATTACGGCAATTACCAATACCATCATCGCCGTACTTGCGGGCTTTATGATTTTCCCGTCGCTCTTCAGCTTCGGCGTCGCCCCCAATTCCGGTCCGACTTTGGTATTCCAAAGTTTGCCGATTGTGTTCTCGAATATGTGGGCTGGACCTGTGTTCGCCGTGATTTTCTTCTCGTTGCTCCTGATTGCCGCGCTGACAACTTCACTGACCATTTATGAAGTGTTGATTACGACCATTCAGGAAAAAACCAAAATCCGCCGTACCGCAGCGATTACGATTGTATTGGCTGCTATCTTCATCTTCGGCAACATTCCGTCCATTCTGAGCTATGGTCCGTGGAAAGACGTTTCCGTGTTCGGCAAAAATATTTTCGATGCTTTTGACTACATCAGCGGCAATATTTTGTTTATGCTGACCGCGCTCGGCTCCGCGCTGTTTGTCGGTTTTGTGATGAAGGACGAAGCGAAGGACGAATTGCTTTATAAAGGCAACCATACGACGGTCAATATTTGGTTTGCCTATGTGAAATACCTCGTGCCGTTGGTGATTTTGCTGATTTTCGTCAGCAATTTGTTGTAA
- the lolB gene encoding lipoprotein insertase outer membrane protein LolB has protein sequence MKLQTLVSIATLTLLAACVHPNLSQQNDWKPAENVNDFTADGRLAVKVEEKGSYANFDWSYQNQVQTISVNTPLGSTVGQLCKDNQGVLAVDSKGRVYQAETAEELSNKLLGYELPVQYLHIWADGKRVANAPYRLLPDGRLEQFNWTITRSTNSEGKPKILQLENAKLNVRLVFDEVNHEPAASDQTQCAARLKK, from the coding sequence ATGAAATTACAAACCTTAGTATCTATTGCAACACTGACATTGCTTGCCGCTTGTGTGCATCCTAATTTGTCTCAGCAAAATGATTGGAAGCCGGCGGAGAATGTCAATGATTTCACTGCAGACGGAAGATTGGCAGTAAAAGTCGAAGAAAAAGGCTCTTACGCCAATTTTGACTGGTCCTATCAAAATCAAGTCCAAACCATTAGCGTCAATACGCCTTTGGGCAGTACGGTCGGACAGTTATGTAAAGACAATCAAGGTGTATTGGCAGTAGACAGTAAAGGTCGAGTCTATCAGGCAGAAACAGCAGAAGAGCTCAGCAACAAACTTTTGGGCTATGAATTGCCTGTTCAATATCTGCATATTTGGGCGGATGGCAAACGCGTTGCCAATGCGCCATATCGATTGTTGCCCGATGGCCGTTTGGAACAATTCAATTGGACTATTACACGCAGCACCAATAGCGAAGGCAAGCCGAAAATCCTTCAATTGGAAAATGCCAAATTAAATGTCCGTCTGGTATTTGACGAAGTCAACCACGAACCTGCTGCCAGCGATCAGACGCAATGTGCAGCCCGCCTTAAAAAATAA